Proteins encoded by one window of Dietzia sp. B32:
- a CDS encoding 4-hydroxyphenylacetate 3-hydroxylase family protein, with amino-acid sequence MRTGNDYLAALDDGRAVYVDGEKVATMAEHPAFSGVVRTMASVYDAAALPDSPLVDPETGNLAIFTIPYTREQHDLRKRCLEAWSRMTHGFIGRGPDHVAGLLAGFASNPAMFDTEAHQLGETVVAYHRKAAAEGLWISNSIVPPQMNMQDPTSRVKPVELVEETDEGIFVHGAMMLGTGAAVADGIFVSSIRPLAPTESDRALSFVVPVATEGLTLICRRPYATSGSDFDYPLSTRFDETDAMVTFDNVLVPWESVFAVGEVPVINNQFFGTAAHQIGNLQSIIRLTAKLEFLTGVASRIVSANGRDSDMAIRGQLAELSTVHTVSKALTESAHAFAEQDEFGVYRPAGQYLYAALGMQTEVYPRAVKMLGELAGGGVIQVPSSVEDFSDEAETVAMDLLMGSDQLPVRDRVKLFKLAWDMVGTEFAGRHVQYERFYSGSAPVVRALAHRFYPFAAAEASVDEFLGTY; translated from the coding sequence ATGCGTACCGGAAACGACTACCTCGCCGCCCTCGACGACGGGCGTGCCGTCTACGTCGACGGCGAGAAGGTGGCCACCATGGCCGAGCACCCGGCCTTCAGTGGGGTGGTCCGCACCATGGCGTCGGTGTACGACGCCGCCGCGCTTCCCGACTCGCCGCTCGTGGACCCCGAGACCGGGAACCTCGCGATCTTCACCATCCCGTACACCCGCGAGCAGCACGACCTGCGCAAGCGGTGCCTCGAGGCGTGGTCGCGGATGACGCACGGATTCATCGGCCGCGGCCCGGACCACGTGGCCGGCCTGCTCGCCGGGTTCGCCTCGAACCCGGCGATGTTCGACACGGAGGCCCACCAGCTCGGCGAGACCGTGGTGGCCTACCACCGCAAGGCCGCCGCGGAGGGCCTGTGGATCAGCAACTCGATCGTCCCGCCGCAGATGAACATGCAGGACCCGACGAGTCGCGTGAAGCCGGTCGAACTGGTCGAGGAGACGGACGAGGGCATCTTCGTCCACGGCGCGATGATGCTCGGCACCGGCGCCGCGGTCGCCGACGGGATCTTCGTCTCGAGCATCCGGCCGCTGGCCCCGACCGAGTCGGACCGGGCGCTGAGCTTCGTGGTGCCCGTCGCGACCGAGGGACTCACGCTGATCTGTCGCCGCCCCTACGCCACCAGCGGCAGTGACTTCGACTACCCGCTGTCCACGCGGTTCGACGAGACCGACGCGATGGTCACCTTCGACAACGTGCTCGTGCCGTGGGAGAGCGTCTTCGCCGTCGGCGAGGTCCCGGTGATCAACAACCAGTTCTTCGGCACCGCCGCGCACCAGATCGGCAACCTCCAGTCGATCATCCGGCTCACCGCCAAGCTGGAGTTCCTCACCGGCGTGGCCAGCCGGATCGTCTCCGCCAACGGTCGCGACTCGGACATGGCGATCAGGGGCCAGCTCGCCGAACTGTCGACCGTCCACACGGTCTCCAAGGCACTGACCGAGTCCGCGCACGCCTTCGCGGAGCAGGACGAGTTCGGCGTCTATCGGCCCGCCGGGCAATACCTGTACGCCGCGCTGGGCATGCAGACCGAGGTTTACCCGCGCGCGGTGAAGATGCTCGGCGAGCTCGCCGGCGGTGGCGTGATTCAGGTGCCGTCCTCCGTCGAGGACTTCTCCGACGAGGCGGAGACCGTGGCGATGGACCTGCTCATGGGCTCCGACCAGCTGCCGGTCCGCGACCGCGTGAAGCTCTTCAAGCTCGCCTGGGACATGGTCGGCACCGAGTTCGCGGGGCGCCACGTGCAGTACGAGCGCTTCTACTCGGGCTCGGCCCCGGTGGTCCGGGCGCTCGCGCACCGCTTCTACCCGTTCGCCGCCGCCGAGGCGTCGGTGGACGAGTTCCTGGGGACCTACTGA
- a CDS encoding amidase family protein, which produces MATLEGVRVAVKDLFDVADMVTGAGNPTLAAGPPATRDAAVVAALRAAGAQVVAKVATDELAMGMFGVNSHYGTPANPAAPDRVPGGSSSGSASAVAAGDADLGLGTDTGGSIRVPASFCGLVGLRPTHGRISLEGVRPMAPGFDTVGLLAADVSGVADAFDTLIGPAAVPAPGSAAVPASAPITEPAAGPREVTDLVLLTDLVDRAEPAVAERTRECARAWADQLGLGLREAGLAAGEALVEIFWPLMSRQLWESNGAWVETENPVLGEGIAERIAAAGLTGDGEVAAAEQARAELRSRLAELLDGAIAVLPTTIDVAPLRTSTHADLMAFRDRNLALIVPASLCGAPQLTLPVGQDRGAPFGVSLLGLPDDDELLLATAGGVL; this is translated from the coding sequence ATGGCGACTCTCGAGGGCGTCCGGGTCGCGGTGAAGGACCTGTTCGACGTGGCGGACATGGTGACGGGGGCCGGCAACCCGACGCTGGCCGCCGGCCCGCCCGCCACCCGCGACGCGGCAGTCGTGGCCGCGCTCCGCGCCGCCGGGGCGCAGGTGGTGGCGAAGGTCGCGACCGACGAGCTCGCGATGGGCATGTTCGGCGTCAACTCCCACTACGGGACCCCGGCCAACCCGGCTGCACCTGATCGCGTCCCGGGCGGCTCGTCGAGCGGGTCCGCGTCCGCGGTGGCCGCCGGCGACGCCGACCTGGGTCTGGGCACCGACACCGGCGGGTCGATCCGCGTACCCGCCTCCTTCTGCGGGCTCGTGGGGCTGCGGCCGACCCACGGGCGGATCAGCCTCGAGGGCGTACGACCGATGGCCCCCGGTTTCGACACCGTGGGGCTCCTCGCCGCCGACGTGTCCGGCGTGGCGGACGCGTTCGACACCCTGATCGGGCCGGCTGCCGTGCCCGCCCCCGGATCCGCCGCCGTCCCCGCCAGCGCGCCCATCACCGAGCCCGCTGCCGGTCCCCGCGAGGTCACGGACCTGGTGCTGCTCACTGACCTGGTCGACCGCGCCGAGCCCGCCGTCGCGGAGCGGACCCGGGAATGCGCGCGGGCGTGGGCGGACCAGCTCGGCCTCGGCCTGAGGGAGGCAGGCCTGGCCGCGGGCGAGGCCCTGGTCGAGATCTTCTGGCCGCTGATGAGCCGGCAGCTGTGGGAGAGCAACGGGGCGTGGGTGGAGACGGAGAATCCGGTCCTCGGCGAGGGGATCGCCGAGCGCATCGCCGCCGCCGGCCTGACCGGTGACGGCGAAGTGGCGGCGGCCGAGCAGGCACGCGCGGAGTTGCGCTCCCGCCTGGCCGAGCTCCTCGACGGTGCCATCGCCGTGCTGCCCACGACCATCGACGTGGCGCCGCTGCGGACCTCGACGCACGCCGACCTCATGGCCTTCCGGGACCGCAACCTGGCTCTCATCGTGCCGGCCTCGCTTTGCGGTGCGCCGCAGCTCACCCTGCCGGTCGGGCAGGACCGGGGTGCGCCGTTCGGAGTGTCCCTGCTGGGCCTACCGGACGACGACGAGCTGCTGTTGGCGACCGCGGGAGGTGTGCTGTGA
- a CDS encoding polysaccharide deacetylase family protein has translation MSERTTRSERAAPTPFRLSTQAPVLDPLDGASLLVNVVLNLEHWTLDRPMPRAALPAPHGLTVVPDVANHSWVLYGLRVGLPRMARALEPLGTAVTVALNADVIDHYPQVADLIAERGWDVVAHGVRQQSIQSYDAEEPVITETLARITERFGAPRGWLSPGMNQTDDSLTLMTRAGLGFNHDWMIDDRPVWLSTEAGPIVGLPYTLTLNDVTTYQVGLQADGALADRVERSLAVHAVEAAENPLVMPIGLHPHIMGVPHRIAEIERIVDAITRTPGAAAVTSGQIYDWFTGQVPS, from the coding sequence GTGAGCGAGAGAACGACCCGGTCGGAGAGGGCAGCGCCGACCCCCTTCCGCCTGAGCACCCAGGCGCCCGTCCTTGACCCCCTCGACGGTGCGTCGCTCCTGGTCAACGTCGTGCTCAACCTCGAGCACTGGACCCTCGACCGCCCGATGCCGCGGGCCGCCCTGCCCGCCCCGCACGGGCTGACGGTGGTCCCGGACGTCGCCAACCACTCGTGGGTGCTCTACGGCCTCCGGGTCGGGCTGCCGCGGATGGCCAGGGCACTCGAACCGCTCGGCACCGCGGTCACCGTGGCCCTCAACGCGGACGTGATCGACCACTACCCGCAGGTCGCCGACCTGATCGCCGAGCGCGGCTGGGACGTGGTGGCCCACGGGGTCCGGCAGCAGTCCATCCAGTCCTACGACGCCGAGGAGCCCGTGATCACCGAGACCCTCGCGCGGATCACGGAACGGTTCGGCGCCCCTCGCGGTTGGTTGAGCCCTGGCATGAACCAGACCGACGACTCGCTGACCCTCATGACGCGGGCCGGGCTGGGGTTCAACCACGACTGGATGATCGACGACCGCCCGGTCTGGCTCAGCACGGAGGCGGGACCGATCGTCGGGCTGCCCTACACGCTGACCCTCAACGACGTGACCACCTATCAGGTCGGACTCCAGGCCGACGGTGCCCTCGCCGATCGCGTCGAGCGGAGCCTGGCGGTGCACGCCGTGGAGGCCGCCGAGAACCCCCTGGTCATGCCCATCGGTCTGCACCCGCACATCATGGGCGTGCCCCACCGGATCGCCGAGATCGAGCGGATCGTCGACGCGATCACCCGGACCCCCGGGGCCGCAGCAGTGACCTCCGGGCAGATCTACGACTGGTTCACCGGGCAGGTGCCGTCATGA
- a CDS encoding amidase, whose translation MSVTVSLAERDAELRAFTHIAEPPPVDDAVPVGPLAGLPVAVKEIIDVAGMPVTYGSPLFADRVPDTDAEAVRRLKAAGAVIAGMTTTTPFACGTTTVTRNPHRLTHTPGGSSAGSGAAVGGGLVPVALASQSQASTLRPASYCGAWGYKPSHLRLPRAGMHLLSDTLDDLGLVAADLDVLEKVLAVLADDWRPEATPRTLRVGLVRLDDGDLPRPETLRALEELVQRLDGDGISFVRTDGLRDLDEQVDGSGLSCFDIFAGESATVLAEYVAAGEPDPRLREMVDHADPSRLVRALQHRAALVTAYRVATVAVDVLLTLSTTNPAPGGLESTGCRRMPATSSLLGVPALSAPWLTVDGLPQGVQLLGRPGGDERLVAAARALAAREEETR comes from the coding sequence ATGAGCGTCACCGTGAGCCTGGCCGAGCGGGACGCCGAGCTGCGCGCGTTCACCCACATCGCAGAGCCTCCGCCGGTGGATGACGCAGTACCGGTCGGGCCCCTCGCCGGCCTGCCGGTCGCGGTCAAGGAGATCATCGACGTGGCTGGGATGCCCGTCACCTACGGCTCCCCGCTGTTCGCCGATCGGGTCCCCGACACGGACGCCGAGGCGGTGCGCCGGCTCAAGGCCGCCGGCGCGGTGATCGCGGGTATGACCACCACGACGCCCTTCGCCTGCGGTACGACCACCGTCACCCGCAACCCGCACCGGCTCACGCACACGCCCGGCGGCAGCTCCGCCGGCTCAGGAGCAGCGGTCGGCGGCGGGTTGGTCCCGGTCGCCCTGGCCAGCCAGAGCCAGGCCTCCACCCTGCGCCCGGCCTCCTACTGCGGGGCGTGGGGCTACAAGCCGAGCCACCTGCGCCTCCCGCGCGCCGGGATGCACCTGCTCTCCGACACCCTGGACGATCTGGGCCTCGTGGCCGCCGACCTCGACGTGCTCGAGAAGGTCCTGGCGGTCCTCGCCGACGACTGGCGGCCGGAGGCGACCCCTCGGACACTGCGGGTCGGGCTGGTCCGGCTCGACGACGGTGATCTGCCCCGCCCGGAGACCCTCCGCGCCCTCGAGGAGCTCGTGCAGCGCCTCGACGGCGACGGGATCTCGTTCGTCCGCACCGACGGACTGCGCGACCTCGACGAGCAGGTGGACGGCTCGGGACTGTCGTGCTTCGACATCTTCGCCGGTGAGAGCGCCACCGTCCTGGCGGAGTACGTCGCGGCGGGTGAGCCCGATCCCCGCCTGCGCGAGATGGTGGACCATGCCGACCCGTCCCGCCTGGTCCGCGCGCTGCAGCACCGGGCGGCGTTGGTGACGGCGTACCGGGTGGCCACCGTCGCTGTCGACGTGCTGCTCACGCTGTCCACCACGAACCCCGCCCCCGGGGGCCTGGAGTCGACCGGGTGCCGCCGGATGCCGGCCACGTCGTCGCTGCTCGGCGTCCCGGCGCTGTCGGCGCCGTGGCTCACCGTCGACGGCCTTCCGCAGGGCGTGCAGCTCCTGGGACGCCCGGGCGGGGACGAGCGACTGGTCGCGGCCGCGCGGGCGCTCGCCGCGCGCGAGGAGGAGACGCGATGA
- a CDS encoding chitin deacetylase, with translation MTTTTPSSSTGSGHPGTEPRDLRGYGPDRPDPRWPGGARLALTIVVNCEEGAEYAVGDGAARSESPLTDAADAGADVPGRDLAAESMMAYGSRVGFWRIHHLLTERGIPATASACALAFERVPEIAAAARDAGWGLLGHGYGFTKAYLMDEDAERAEIVRALASFERTWGSAPTGWYCRYGPSLATRRLLVEAGLSYDSNAYDDDLPYWTRVDGRPHLVVPHTFSANDNKYAKGWWSTSDDAVTYLRDTFDVLYAEGGQLMTVSLHPRLSGHPARSAGVARFLDHVLAHDDVWITTRPEVAEHWARVHPHG, from the coding sequence ATGACGACGACGACCCCTTCGAGCTCGACCGGATCCGGTCATCCCGGGACCGAACCGCGCGATCTCCGCGGCTACGGACCCGACCGGCCGGACCCGCGGTGGCCGGGCGGGGCCAGGCTGGCCCTGACGATCGTGGTCAACTGCGAGGAGGGGGCCGAGTACGCCGTCGGTGACGGCGCAGCCCGCAGCGAGTCCCCGCTCACCGACGCGGCGGATGCCGGGGCGGATGTCCCAGGCCGCGACCTGGCGGCCGAGTCGATGATGGCCTACGGCAGCAGGGTCGGCTTCTGGCGGATCCACCACCTGCTCACCGAGCGGGGGATCCCGGCCACCGCCTCGGCCTGCGCCCTGGCGTTCGAGCGGGTGCCCGAGATCGCCGCGGCCGCGCGGGATGCCGGGTGGGGCCTCCTCGGGCACGGCTACGGCTTCACCAAGGCCTACCTGATGGACGAGGACGCCGAGCGCGCGGAGATCGTGCGGGCCCTGGCCTCCTTCGAGCGCACCTGGGGCAGCGCCCCGACCGGGTGGTACTGCCGCTACGGCCCGTCGCTCGCGACCCGCCGGCTGCTGGTGGAGGCGGGGTTGTCCTATGACAGCAACGCCTACGACGACGACCTGCCCTATTGGACCCGGGTCGACGGTCGACCGCACCTGGTGGTGCCGCACACCTTCTCGGCGAACGACAACAAGTACGCCAAGGGCTGGTGGTCCACCTCCGACGACGCCGTCACCTACCTACGGGACACCTTCGACGTGCTCTACGCCGAGGGCGGGCAGCTCATGACCGTCTCGCTCCACCCGCGGCTGTCCGGTCACCCGGCACGCTCCGCCGGGGTGGCCCGGTTCCTCGACCACGTCCTGGCCCACGACGACGTGTGGATCACGACCCGGCCCGAGGTGGCCGAGCACTGGGCGCGGGTGCATCCCCATGGGTGA
- a CDS encoding amidohydrolase family protein: MGDLLITGALVMSGPEWRPTPLDLLIRDGRIAATAAPGSLGGRGVATWEADGRLILPGLVNAHTHSHAMVARGAARYWTLEASLLHGGWMSAPRSAELAELSAVLAATEMIATGATGAFDLSAQAGGPDVATLVATARGYQRVGLRTVIAPMVADRTVYEAVPAIGECCGVPAATGLGAAEIVDRCAEFAAAVADPAAGLGLITPAVAPTIPTHCTTGLVRSLHGLGLRMQVHLAESRPQARAGRERFGHSLTAELARTGVLDERFTGAHAIWLDDEDRALLAQAGAVVVAVPGSNLRLGSGLADTPSAWAAGLQVAVGTDGANSADALDVLDAARLTLLLPRLMEADPARWPRIEQVLDAATTGGAAACGWSDVGRIEPGHAADLIALDLASSAFTPAHDLPHQVLSAARAGDVTDVMIAGRHVYRDRRFPHLDVASLRRRFTELVSEWGVGAEPARQTAEKDVAAARDVITRLRSGTETRSVTDT, encoded by the coding sequence ATGGGTGACCTGCTCATCACCGGGGCGCTCGTGATGAGCGGCCCCGAGTGGCGGCCGACGCCCCTCGACCTGCTGATCCGCGACGGCCGCATCGCCGCGACGGCCGCACCGGGGAGTCTCGGCGGCCGGGGCGTGGCGACCTGGGAGGCGGACGGGCGACTGATCCTGCCGGGCCTGGTCAACGCCCACACCCACTCGCACGCGATGGTCGCCCGCGGTGCCGCCCGGTACTGGACGCTCGAGGCGTCGTTGCTGCACGGGGGCTGGATGTCCGCACCCCGGTCCGCGGAGCTCGCCGAGCTGAGCGCGGTCCTGGCCGCCACCGAGATGATCGCGACCGGCGCGACCGGTGCCTTCGACCTCTCCGCCCAGGCCGGGGGCCCCGATGTGGCGACCCTGGTGGCGACGGCCCGCGGCTACCAGCGTGTGGGTCTGCGGACGGTCATCGCCCCGATGGTGGCCGACCGGACCGTGTACGAGGCGGTACCGGCGATCGGGGAGTGCTGTGGAGTGCCCGCGGCGACCGGACTCGGTGCGGCGGAGATCGTCGACCGGTGCGCCGAGTTCGCCGCCGCCGTCGCCGACCCCGCCGCCGGTCTCGGACTCATCACTCCCGCCGTCGCTCCGACCATCCCGACCCACTGCACCACCGGGCTCGTGCGGTCGTTGCACGGGCTGGGGCTACGGATGCAGGTCCATCTGGCGGAGTCGCGGCCCCAGGCGAGAGCCGGCAGGGAGCGGTTCGGTCATTCGCTCACCGCCGAGCTCGCACGGACCGGGGTGCTGGACGAGAGGTTCACCGGCGCCCACGCGATCTGGCTCGATGATGAGGACCGGGCGCTGCTGGCACAAGCGGGAGCGGTGGTGGTCGCGGTACCGGGCAGTAACCTGCGCCTCGGCTCGGGCCTGGCCGACACGCCCTCGGCGTGGGCGGCCGGACTGCAGGTGGCGGTGGGCACCGACGGCGCCAACTCGGCCGACGCCCTGGACGTCCTGGACGCCGCCCGCCTGACCCTGCTGCTCCCGCGGCTGATGGAGGCGGATCCCGCCCGGTGGCCGCGAATCGAGCAGGTCCTCGACGCGGCCACGACGGGAGGGGCCGCGGCCTGCGGGTGGAGCGACGTCGGGCGGATCGAACCCGGGCACGCCGCCGACCTCATCGCGCTGGACCTGGCGTCGAGCGCCTTCACCCCGGCCCACGACCTGCCGCACCAGGTCCTGTCCGCGGCGCGGGCAGGCGACGTGACCGACGTGATGATCGCCGGCCGGCACGTCTACCGCGACAGACGGTTCCCCCATCTCGACGTGGCCTCGCTGCGCAGACGCTTCACCGAGCTCGTGTCCGAGTGGGGCGTCGGAGCCGAGCCCGCGCGGCAGACGGCGGAGAAGGATGTCGCGGCTGCCCGGGACGTGATCACGAGACTGCGTTCGGGGACGGAGACCCGGTCAGTGACTGACACCTGA
- a CDS encoding flavin reductase family protein, with protein MIDTVGPTSATLGHTSGAAVTTTDTDDRSQVVVDRVDAGDLRRMIARIPAPVTIVAAYSEHGPVGFTASSFVNISVDPPLVGFFVAESARSFEHFERVDRVAINVLADHQSELASVFAGKSEDKFAGIELDPTIPTAPVVTEAMGAIVGSVHGRGMVGDHLMVTVQVDSVVRRSHAPLVYQDRTFRVLTDLLS; from the coding sequence ATGATCGACACCGTGGGACCCACGTCCGCCACGCTGGGCCATACATCCGGCGCGGCGGTCACCACGACCGACACCGACGACCGATCGCAGGTCGTGGTGGACCGGGTGGACGCCGGTGACCTGCGACGGATGATCGCGCGCATCCCGGCACCGGTGACGATCGTCGCCGCGTACTCCGAGCACGGGCCGGTGGGTTTCACCGCGAGCAGCTTCGTCAACATCTCCGTCGATCCGCCGCTCGTCGGGTTCTTCGTGGCCGAGTCCGCCCGGAGCTTCGAGCATTTCGAGCGGGTGGACCGGGTGGCCATCAACGTGCTCGCCGACCATCAGAGCGAGCTGGCGTCGGTGTTCGCGGGCAAGTCCGAGGACAAGTTCGCCGGCATCGAGCTCGACCCGACCATCCCCACGGCCCCGGTGGTCACCGAGGCGATGGGGGCCATCGTGGGCTCGGTCCACGGCCGCGGGATGGTCGGCGACCACCTGATGGTGACGGTGCAGGTCGACAGCGTCGTGCGGCGGTCACACGCCCCGCTCGTCTACCAGGACCGCACCTTCCGCGTCCTGACGGACCTGCTCAGCTGA